The Radiobacillus deserti genomic interval ATTCTCTAAACTAGGAAATACCGGAACCCTTAGTGCAAGTTTTGCTATTCTGGGATAATTCCCTTTACATCCCTTTCCATAAATCATTGGAGGTCGAATAATTGCTACACCAAATTCAGTACTTTCTAAAGATTTTATAATTTCTTCAGCTTGGAGTTTAGACTTCCCATAATTATTTTTTGGATTAAGAGGAGAATCTTTATCAATAACACCACTTTCAATCCCATAAACACTCATGGAACTAAGGAATATAAACTGCTTAACACTTTCATTTTTTGCCTTTTGAGCAACCTCATAAGCCAAATCACGATTCACTCTATAATAAAGGTCAGCATTTTCTTTTGTTTCCTTTTTATGTGCTATCCCTGCCACATGGAAAACGACATCATACCCTGAAAATTCCGTATCTTTCCATGATTCATCTCGTAAACTAATTGAATCTATCGAATATCTATCTGGATAATGTCCTAGCCAATTCTGAAAATTTTTTCCGACATAGCTATTTTTTCCTGTGATTAGTATTTTTTTCATTTAGATATTCTCCCCCTGCTATTACTTACAACTTCCTTCTTTGTAACTATCCTACCTTCAACAACCCCATCACTTTTCACAACACTCAAAATGGTCCCAAAGAAGCACTTACCATCCATGCAAAGACTAATTTTCTCAACATACTCACCATCTAATCTCGCTTTAAGCTCAATGGGTAGTTCATCTCTACCATTAATCTGTGCCCATCCAGTCAATCCAGGTAGCAAATCGTTAGCACCATACTTATCACGTTCTTCTATCAAATCATATTGATTCCAAAGTGCTGGTCTTGGACCAATAACACTCATCTGACCAACAAAGATATTCCAAATTTGAGGTAGCTCATCAAGTGAAGTCTTTCTCAAAAACTTACCCATATTTGTAATGTATTGATCTGGATTCTCTAATAGATGAGTAGGAGTGTCTTTCGGCGTATCTATTCTCATAGTACGGAATTTTAATATATTAAAATGAGTCTTGTAGATTCCAACACGCTTTTGCTTAAACAGAACCGGACCTCTAGAATCTAGTTTAATAGCAATAATAATAAGCAATAAGATAGGTGATAAAACTAAAAGTCCTACTAATGAAAGAATGATATCTATAAATCTTTTTATCTTCAAATACATGCCTAAAACAC includes:
- a CDS encoding NAD-dependent epimerase/dehydratase family protein, whose product is MKKILITGKNSYVGKNFQNWLGHYPDRYSIDSISLRDESWKDTEFSGYDVVFHVAGIAHKKETKENADLYYRVNRDLAYEVAQKAKNESVKQFIFLSSMSVYGIESGVIDKDSPLNPKNNYGKSKLQAEEIIKSLESTEFGVAIIRPPMIYGKGCKGNYPRIAKLALRVPVFPSLENKRSMIYIENLCEFSRLIIDHNSAGVFFPQNAEYVCTKEMVRLIAELHASNIRMTRLFNFFLKIVRVRLVKKVFGDLVYEKRMSEFKTKYCVADFKTSIVLTEEISD
- a CDS encoding sugar transferase — encoded protein: MYLKIKRFIDIILSLVGLLVLSPILLLIIIAIKLDSRGPVLFKQKRVGIYKTHFNILKFRTMRIDTPKDTPTHLLENPDQYITNMGKFLRKTSLDELPQIWNIFVGQMSVIGPRPALWNQYDLIEERDKYGANDLLPGLTGWAQINGRDELPIELKARLDGEYVEKISLCMDGKCFFGTILSVVKSDGVVEGRIVTKKEVVSNSRGRISK